The following proteins are encoded in a genomic region of Debaryomyces hansenii CBS767 chromosome G complete sequence:
- a CDS encoding DEHA2G24486p (highly similar to CA1638|CaGRR1 Candida albicans), which produces MRMRSPNNIIEDSNISRIASSNSRALPSFSQMLARSKNNTNNYLNDNNDSNNSSVNQEFEFQMDNDSSSDYRELRNSIIQRRQSSTSNHRNEIQKLNYKNSLLLNLPTEILLQIFHHLDRKELYSLLTVCHEFADLIIEILWFRPNMQNDDSFKKIKTIMEIPKGGTHWDYRSFIKRLNLSFMTKLVDDDLLKLFVGCPKLERLTLVNCTKLTYSPVTSVLKNCEKLQSIDLTGVTGIHDDIILALANNCPRLQGLYAPGCGKVSEDAILKLLKSCPMLKRVKFNGSANITDRSIEAMHENCKSLVEIDLHNCSNVTDKYLKLIFLNLSQLREFRISNAAGVTDRLFELLPSEYYLEKLRIVDITGCNAITDRLIEKLVMCAPRLRNVVLSKCMQITDASLRALSQLGRSLHYIHLGHCGLITDFGVASLVRSCHRIQYIDLACCSQLTDWTLVELANLPKLRRIGLVKCSLISDSGILELVRRRGEQDCLERVHLSYCTNLTIGPIYLLLKNCPKLTHLSLTGISAFLRREITQYCRDPPPDFNEQQKNSFCVFSGNGVSQLRNHLNQIMEDRSYLIDHGDMHALFHERRRRFMNGGNDMDDEEMNLWVRQRGLGVLQGGDLGNPEVAEINREIFRELNEGNMGPEEMREHFQRLIRNHHQQRLLQRQMLEQDLQFQPDQQNQDPQNAPQIIQPAVFPNGDQLIQFVNGEGEDDDDVEMQPVDLFPRDRNPPA; this is translated from the coding sequence ATGAGAATGCGTTCTCCGAACAACATTATAGAGGATAGTAATATATCACGTATTGCAAGCAGCAACAGCAGGGCTTTGCCATCATTTTCACAAATGCTAGCTCGGAGTAAGAATAATACCAACAACTACTTGAATGACAATAATGATAGTAATAACAGCAGCGTTAACCAAGAGtttgaatttcaaatgGATAACGATTCTAGCAGCGATTATAGGGAATTGAGGAATTCAATTATTCAGAGACGTCAATCTTCTACGTCGAATCAtagaaatgaaattcaaaagtTAAATTACAAGAATTCACTTTTGTTGAATCTCCCGACAGAGATATTATTGCAGATTTTTCATCACCTTGACAGGAAGGAActatattctttattaacAGTATGCCATGAATTTGCtgatttgataattgaaATCCTTTGGTTTAGACCAAATATGCAAAACGATGACTcgttcaagaaaattaaaacaaTAATGGAAATTCCGAAAGGAGGAACCCATTGGGATTATCGATCTTTTATCAAAAGATTAAACTTATCATTTATGACTAAACTAGtggatgatgatttattaaaattgtttGTTGGATGTCCTAAGTTGGAAAGACTTACTCTAGTTAACTGTACAAAATTGACTTATAGTCCAGTAACTTCAGTTTTAAAGAActgtgaaaaattacagTCGATAGATTTGACGGGAGTAACAGGCATTCACGACGATATAATACTAGCGTTGGCTAATAATTGTCCTCGCTTACAGGGCTTATATGCCCCTGGATGTGGCAAGGTTTCCGAAGATgcaatattaaaattattaaagtcATGTCCTATGCTTAAAAGAGTAAAGTTTAATGGTAGTGCAAATATTACCGACAGAAGTATAGAAGCAATGCATGAAAACTGTAAGTCATtagttgaaattgatttgcATAACTGTTCTAATGTTACTGATAAGtatttgaagttgattttcCTCAATTTATCACAGTTAAGAGAATTTCGGATAAGCAATGCAGCAGGTGTCACAGATAGACTATTCGAATTGCTTCCTAGTGAATATTATCTAGAAAAGCTAAGAATAGTTGATATAACAGGTTGTAATGCTATAACTGATAGATTGATAGAGAAACTTGTGATGTGTGCTCCAAGATTAAGAAACGTTGTCTTATCAAAGTGTATGCAAATAACGGACGCATCTTTGAGAGCATTATCTCAATTAGGGAGAAGCTTGCATTATATTCATTTAGGTCATTGTGGTTTAATTACAGATTTTGGCGTTGCATCATTAGTAAGATCCTGTCATAGAATTCAATACATTGATCTAGCGTGTTGCTCTCAATTAACCGATTGGACATTAGTCGAATTGGCAAATTTACCAAAATTGAGACGAATAGGCTTAGTCAAATGCAGCTTAATATCAGATAGCGGGATATTAGAATTAGTGAGACGCCGTGGTGAACAAGACTGCTTAGAAAGAGTTCATTTATCTTACTGTACAAATTTAACTATAGGTCCTATTTATCTCTTATTGAAGAACTGTCCGAAGTTGACACATTTATCATTGACAGGTATTTCGGCATTTTtaagaagagaaattacGCAATATTGCCGTGATCCTCCTCCAGACTTCAATGAACAACAGAAGAATTCATTCTGTGTGTTTTCAGGTAATGGGGTTAGTCAATTAAGGAACCATTTAAATCAAATCATGGAAGACAGAtcttatttaattgatcaTGGTGATATGCATGCATTATTTCACGaaagaagacgaagattTATGAATGGAGGAAATGATATGGATGACGAGGAAATGAATCTATGGGTGAGACAGCGAGGTTTGGGTGTTCTACAAGGTGGTGATTTAGGAAACCCTGAGGTGGCTGAAATTAATAGAGAAATCTTCAGAGAATTAAATGAAGGTAATATGGGTCCCGAAGAAATGAGAGaacattttcaaagattgataagaaatcatcatcaacagCGTTTGCTTCAACGACAGATGCTTGAACAAGaccttcaatttcaaccaGACCAACAGAATCAAGACCCGCAAAATGCAcctcaaataatacaacCAGCAGTCTTCCCTAATGGTGATCAACTTATACAATTCGTTAATGGAGAAGGAGAGGATGACGATGATGTGGAAATGCAGCCTGTTGATTTGTTTCCTAGGGATAGAAATCCCCCAGCATAA
- a CDS encoding DEHA2G24508p (no similarity) — protein sequence MGFGTKNHKFLEGLGSCRTDESDGKNSQPKISRMEEGKQQQLGVNFIGMTDYELNSDLEDKEEVSFGGFHDGPAIARGSGHKSYCKRKLESSYEFNKRSRYMDHPTGGIERPVHSKIFNSVGLGDEESRMRNSCKTHGHSGFNSYVTETPRDSYNNTEIFKGDITHINALSHDRSSFCESYDVVTGSMLPLRLKDVAERSKPSLSFPLVDGGNYLLGEPLRDIISDTNGTYQSTESTSINNKSKNNLSLIGAYDKENVIDPRVIFKFEANSRFLGGSKRVCNNLPCIPLPQENNSTLGCLNTNRNSRIDMNISKHSPLIPAVDENILQPQKNTIMLTYPTPDRVSDREYNTHIYNKAGTYTSDIVDQEQNGFKKTEAPKTAAKNKPKLSQKLLYIHNLSRSSNTKIDETVAYLHYKLRGYENMAVSTRIRNILQSHQSNLIGICGQLGIPELLVPRRTN from the coding sequence ATGGGGTTCGGGACTAAAAACCACAAATTTTTGGAAGGGTTAGGTAGTTGTAGGACTGACGAATCGGATGGAAAAAATTCGCAACCAAAAATCAGTCGGATGGAGGAGGGAAAGCAGCAGCAGTTGGGGGTTAATTTTATTGGGATGACAGATTATGAACTTAACCTGGATCTTGAGGACAAGGAAGAGGTAAGTTTTGGAGGTTTTCACGATGGTCCTGCTATTGCGAGAGGATCGGGACATAAATCTTACTGCAAACGGAAGTTGGAGCTGTCGtatgaattcaataaaagaCTGCGGTACATGGATCACCCAACTGGGGGCATCGAAAGGCCTGTTCATagtaaaatattcaattctgtTGGTTTAGGGGATGAAGAGCTGCGAATGAGGAATAGCTGCAAAACTCATGGCCATAGTGGCTTTAATTCCTATGTTACAGAAACTCCTAGAGATCTGTACAATAATacagaaatatttaaggGTGACATTACACACATTAATGCTCTATCTCATGATCGAAGCAGCTTTTGTGAAAGTTATGATGTCGTCACAGGAAGTATGCTTCCTTTGAGGTTGAAAGATGTTGCAGAGAGGTCAAAACCATCGTTATCATTTCCGTTAGTGGATGGTGGAAATTACTTATTAGGAGAGCCTCTTAGAGATATTATCAGTGATACTAATGGAACATATCAGTCGACCGAGTCAACTCTGATAAACAATAAAAGCAAGAACAATTTACTGTTGATAGGCGCTTACGATAAGGAGAATGTGATTGATCCTAGAGTAATATTCAAGTTCGAAGCGAACTCAAGGTTCCTAGGAGGACTGAAGAGGGTCTGCAATAATCTCCCATGCATACCATTACCCCAAGAAAACAACAGTACGTTAGGTTGTTTAAATACGAACAGGAACTCTAGAATCGATATGAATATTTCGAAACATCTGCCCTTAATTCCAGCAGTTGATGAAAACATACTTCAACCTCAAAAAAATACTATTATGCTCACCTACCCGACACCTGATCGGGTATCTGACAGGGAATACAATACTCATATATACAACAAGGCGGGTACCTACACAAGCGATATAGTTGATCAAGAGCAGAATGGATTTAAAAAGACAGAAGCGCCAAAAACAGCCGCTAAAAACAAGCCTAAACTAAGCCAGAAATTgttatatattcataatcTTTCTCGTTCGAGCAAtacaaaaattgatgaaactGTCGCTTATCTACATTATAAATTACGGGGCTATGAAAACATGGCAGTTCTGACAAGgattagaaatatattgCAAAGTCATCAACTGAATTTAATAGGCATTTGCGGCCAACTTGGGATTCCTGAATTATTGGTTCCTCGAAGAACAAACTaa
- a CDS encoding 60S ribosomal protein L43 (highly similar to uniprot|P49631 Saccharomyces cerevisiae YPR043w RPL43A Protein component of the large (60S) ribosomal subunit or uniprot|P49631 Saccharomyces cerevisiae YJR094wa RPL43B Protein component of the large (60S) ribosomal subunit) gives MTKRTKKVGITGKFGVRYGSSLRRQTKKLEVQQHAKYDCSFCGKRTVQRGAAGIWTCKSCRKTVAGGAYTVSTAAAATVRSTIRRLRDMAEA, from the exons AT GACTAAGAGAACTAAGAAGGTTGGTATTACCGGTAAATTCGGTGTCAGATACGGTTCTTCGTTAAGAAGACAAACCAAGAAGTTGGAAGTCCAACAACACGCTAAATACGATTGTTCATTCTGTGGTAAGAGAACTGTCCAAAGAGGTGCTGCTGGTATCTGGACTTGTAAATCTTGCCGTAAGACTGTTGCTGGTGGTGCTTACACTGTTTCTACTGCCGCAGCTGCTACCGTTAGATCTACCATTCGTCGTTTAAGAGACATGGCTGAAGCTTAA
- a CDS encoding DEHA2G24552p (weakly similar to uniprot|P47142 Saccharomyces cerevisiae YJR102C VPS25 Component of the ESCRT-II complex) translates to MTTVFEFPKIHSFPPLYTKQPNLTILHNQLESWGEIILSYCQHYKITSLTLGGSVLHTQLNDVTTNEIPPLFENKNINRAVNDDFKAMIFKHLIHKLHRAEYINPKQPETGILIYWKTLIEWANILHDFVERTGQLGSVLTIYELTKSEDSGVDEDLKDLDYNLLVRILKGVLIKQGRAQILMNEDGTQIGGVKIV, encoded by the coding sequence ATGACAACTGTGTTTGAATTTCCCAAGATCCATTCATTTCCTCCTCTATATACTAAACAACCTAACCTAACAATACTACACAATCAGCTTGAATCATGGGGAGAAATAATACTATCATATTGCCAGCATTATAAGATAACTTCATTAACCTTGGGGGGATCAGTATTACATACACAATTGAACGACGTGACTACTAATGAAATACCGCCATTGTTTGAGaataagaatattaatagaGCGGTGAATGATGACTTCAAAGCGATGATTTTTAAGCATTTGATCCATAAGCTCCATAGAGCCGAATACATTAATCCAAAGCAGCCAGAAACAGGAATATTGATATACTGGAAAACTTTGATTGAATGGGCAAACATTTTACATGATTTCGTTGAGAGGACTGGTCAGTTGGGATCGGTTCTTACCATTTATGAGTTAACTAAACTGGAAGATTCTGGCGTTGATGAGGATTTGAAGGACTTAGACTATAACTTACTCGTGAGAATATTAAAGGGAGTATTAATCAAACAAGGAAGAGcccaaatattaatgaatgaGGATGGCACTCAAATTGGAGGTGTGAAAATAGTATAA
- a CDS encoding DEHA2G24574p (highly similar to uniprot|P28274 Saccharomyces cerevisiae YBL039c URA7 CTP synthase 1 or uniprot|P38627 Saccharomyces cerevisiae YJR103w URA8): MKYVVVSGGVISGIGKGVLASSTGLLFKTLGYRVTSIKIDPYMNIDAGTMSPLEHGECFVLNDGGEVDLDLGNYERYLNTTLTKDHNITTGKIYSHVIERERRGDYLGKTVQVVPHVTGSIQDWIERVAVVPVDDSGSEPDICIIELGGTVGDIESAPFVEALRQFQFRVGVENFALIHVSLVPVIHGEQKTKPTQAAIKDLRSLGLTPDMIACRCQEQLEIATIEKIGMFCHVGPEQVIAVHDVNSTYHVPLLLKESRMMKFLEKKLNLDANKLSKEALSKGEHLLTRWRTLTSQHDNSFETTTIALVGKYTNLKDSYLSVIKALEHSSMSCKRKLKIEWVESTDLEEASKENNLADYHKAWHSICQADGILVPGGFGNRGIEGMVAAAKYARENNVPYLGVCLGLQIAVIEFVRNVLGYSNSTSMEFDATVEEKTASVVYMPDVDQVKLGGTMRLGIHSTKFTDGSEWSKLRKLYGGADSVLERHRHRYEVNPQLIDEIETKGLNFIGKDETEKRMELFELKDHKFFCGTQYHPEYLSKVLDPSRPFLGLVAAASGMLDEVLSRKDLNYKGEF, encoded by the coding sequence ATGAAATACGTCGTTGTCTCTGGTGGTGTCATTTCTGGTATTGGTAAAGGTGTTTTAGCATCTTCCACCGggttattatttaaaaccTTAGGTTACAGAGTGACCTCTATCAAAATTGATCCATATATGAACATTGATGCTGGTACTATGTCCCCATTAGAACATGGAGAGTGTTTTGTTTTGAATGACGGTGGAGAAGTCGATTTAGATTTAGGTAATTATGAAAGATACTTAAATACTACTTTAACTAAAGACCATAACATCACTACTGGTAAAATCTATTCTCATGTCATcgaaagagaaagaagaggAGATTACTTGGGTAAAACCGTTCAAGTCGTTCCTCATGTCACCGGTTCAATTCAAGACTGGATTGAAAGAGTTGCAGTTGTTCCAGTTGATGATTCAGGATCAGAACCTgatatttgtattattgaattaggTGGTACTGTTGGAGATATTGAAAGTGCTCCGTTCGTTGAAGCTTTGAGACAATTTCAGTTCAGAGTTGGTGTCGAAAACTTCGCTTTAATCCACGTTTCTTTAGTTCCTGTTATTCATGGAGAACAAAAGACAAAGCCAACTCAAGCTGCCATTAAAGATTTAAGATCTTTAGGTTTGACTCCTGATATGATTGCTTGTAGATGTCAAGaacaattagaaattgctactattgaaaagattggAATGTTTTGTCATGTTGGTCCTGAACAAGTGATTGCTGTTCATGATGTTAACTCAACTTACCACGTTCCATTATTGTTAAAAGAACTgagaatgatgaaattcttagaaaagaaattgaatttagatgcaaataaattatccaaGGAAGCTTTGTCTAAGGGTGAACATTTATTAACTAGATGGAGAACATTAACATCTCAACATGATAACTCTTTTGAAACCACTACTATTGCATTAGTTGGtaaatatactaatttgaaagattctTACTTGTCAGTTATTAAAGCTTTAGAACATTCGTCTATGAGTTGCAAGAGaaagttgaaaattgaATGGGTTGAATCTACTGACTTAGAAGAAGCCTcgaaagaaaataatttggcCGATTATCACAAGGCATGGCACTCAATCTGCCAAGCCGATGGTATATTGGTTCCAGGTGGTTTTGGTAATCGTGGTATTGAAGGGATGGTTGCTGCCGCTAAATATGCAAGAGAAAACAATGTTCCATACTTGGGTGTTTGTTTGGGTTTGCAAATTGCGGTCATTGAATTCGTTAGAAATGTTTTAGGTTATTCTAATTCCACTTCAATGGAATTTGATGCTACTGTCGAAGAAAAGACTGCATCCGTTGTTTATATGCCTGATGTTGATCAGGTTAAATTAGGTGGTACTATGAGATTAGGTATCCACAGCACCAAATTTACTGACGGCTCGGAATGGtcaaaattaagaaaattgTATGGTGGTGCTGATTCTGTCTTGGAAAGACACAGACACAGATACGAAGTCAATCCTCAATTAATAGACGAAATAGAAACCAAGGGCTTAAATTTCATCGGTAAGGATGAAACTGAGAAGAGAATGGAATTATTCGAATTGAAGGATCACAAATTTTTCTGTGGCACGCAATATCATCCAGAATATTTATCCAAGGTATTGGATCCTTCCAGACCTTTCTTAGGATTAGTGGCTGCAGCCTCTGGTATGTTAGATGAAGTCTTATCCAGAAAAGACTTGAACTATAAAGGTgaattctaa
- a CDS encoding DEHA2G24596p (similar to CA1634|IPF10179 Candida albicans), translating to MSETSIDLVKNKLLSIAASGIYVNFKPDILQNTYNEISKFLSVNAESIDTIELFNLFELQFYISLMTNHDVEAKTSLDRLVDQFGFEKSQRVKLLQSIYFEAMGDDEAAMKVLGQNADELKLSRRLITFSRKPDNNEDYIASLNYYLDLQPSDVITWAELAEEYRTIGHYEKGIHCLQEILLQEPYAYNIFYKVGLFYYYQFLQEFTNKTHDKKDKLLEAMSVLKNAKNNFLRSIEICDSYSTSWLGIYLISKLDFNQALLSKLADNKQVKVYLEDNSKLEALSKQKIIKFNKLDGEEEFDIFLNKHI from the coding sequence ATGTCGGAAACATCAATAGACCTTGTCAAAAACAAGCTATTGTCAATAGCTGCATCAGGAATTTATGTGAATTTCAAGCCCGATATCTTACAAAATACGTACAATGAAATATCTAAGTTTTTATCCGTAAATGCAGAATCAATCGATACAATAgaacttttcaatttatttgaattgcAATTCTATATATCATTAATGACGAACCATGATGTTGAAGCAAAAACTAGCTTGGATAGACTTGTTGATCaatttggatttgaaaaatcacAGCGAGTTAAGTTGTTACaatctatttattttgaagcTATGGGGGATGACGAAGCAGCGATGAAAGTATTAGGGCAAAATGCAGAcgaattaaaattatccCGAAGGTTGATTACATTCAGCAGAAAGCcagataataatgaagactACATCGCCAGcttaaattattatctagATTTACAACCTTCAGATGTTATTACATGGGCAGAATTAGCAGAAGAATATAGAACTATTGGTCATTATGAAAAAGGTATACATTGTTTGCAAGAAATTCTATTACAAGAGCCATATgcttataatatattttacaAAGTAGGATTGTTCTACTACTATCAGTTTTTACAAGAATTTACCAACAAGACCCATGATAAGaaagataaattattggaaGCTATGTCTGTTTTGAAAAATGCGAAGAATAACTTTTtaagatcaattgaaatatgtGACAGCTACTCCACAAGTTGGTTGGGTATCTATTTGATTTCTAAATTGGATTTCAATCAGGCTTTGTTGAGCAAATTGGCCGATAATAAACAAGTCAAGGTCTATTTAGaagataattcaaaattggAAGCTTTAAGTAAAcaaaaaatcattaaattcaataagcTAGATggcgaagaagaattcgatatttttttaaataagcATATATAG
- a CDS encoding DEHA2G24618p (weakly similar to CA1633|IPF10180 Candida albicans) has product MSDELSKECDSLLASTSILDHHYGIPDITKNHLKLTSCNESTKLEKKYHELYGELSQKLNKLAYFNKLDELNGQSVDKIEEQYHEILNNKLDKIPILEYSKGNEISKLKAIRNYYELQIDNFKTRLLLNNYLQITLPILRSIHQLDTGIATTELNISQNLSTLYSINERNTNANINKLIKSYQELNKNNKELNNLAHSISNTLNNELQDKLKSLNALNVNLKEKHNALLEVKGKQINEFLTESDDHIYKKFNALVNEWTYISIICELLVGFIISLPIDWYQDKSLRKILFETEKLSSKTSKYQSVINMNSLNNFKLEELYMIDLDELDLNSDTSNGN; this is encoded by the coding sequence ATGTCCgatgaattatcaaaagaatGTGATTCACTCTTGGCAAGTACTTCGATTCTTGATCATCACTATGGTATTCCAGATATAACAAAAAATCACTTGAAACTCACCAGTTGCAATGAGTCCACAAAACTCGAGAAAAAGTATCATGAATTATACGGTGAACTAAGTCAAAAACTAAACAAACTAgcatattttaataaacttgatgaattgaacGGACAATCtgttgataaaattgaagagCAATATCATgaaattcttaataataaacTTGATAAGATACCTATACTAGAATATTCAAAAGGTAatgaaatatcaaaattgaaagcTATACGGAACTATTATGAATtacaaattgataattttaaaacaAGATTGTTGTTAAACAATTATTTGCAAATAACGTTACCTATTTTAAGgtcaattcatcaattagATACAGGTATTGCTACGACTGAGTTGAATATATCCCAGAACTTGTCAACTTTGTATTCTATTAATGAACGTAATACAAATGCaaatataaacaaattaataaaatccTATCAGgaattaaataagaataataagGAGTTAAATAACTTGGCacattcaatttctaaCACCCTTAATAATGAGTTACAAGATAAGTTAAAGAGCTTGAATGCTCTCAATGttaatttgaaagaaaaacaTAATGCGTTACTAGAAGTGAAGGGAAAGCAGATTAACGAATTCCTAACCGAAAGTGATGACCACATTTATAAGAAATTCAACGCCTTAGTTAATGAGTGGACATATATATCGATAATATGTGAGCTTTTGGTCggctttattattagcCTTCCAATTGATTGGTATCAGGATAAGTCTTTACGGAAAATACTTTTTGAAACTGAAAAGTTGTCACTGAAGACATCAAAGTACCAACTGGTCATTAATATGAATAGTCTCAATAACTTtaaacttgaagaattatatatgattGACCTCGATGAATTAGATCTTAATAGTGATACTAGCAACGgtaattga
- a CDS encoding mitochondrial 37S ribosomal protein RSM26 (similar to uniprot|P47141 Saccharomyces cerevisiae YJR101W RSM26 Mitochondrial ribosomal protein of the small subunit) → MFRRSYKLANSSISVAKRKLHEVPALKNQDAFLQNGIEGLYSPKGFKSAWSDYQKYLTLNLTLQTNGTENELRMPYQILLQTAKQTAEQHTFHFASQAHNNHFCFEQLTNKTEAQKTKPSRFLLERLADQDFANIESFRDHFLLVADSSFGQGWVFLVELPDKSVKILKCGNDGTPYFYGKNQSLDLNGGIDEGSFEYLNNLKHLAAKQERDFSLPLLGINCWDTAFIDDYGVTGKADYLTNFWDCINWDVVNKRLFQV, encoded by the coding sequence ATGTTTAGGAGATCTTATAAATTAGCTAATAGTTCAATTTCTGTAGCTAAAAGAAAGTTACACGAAGTACCAGCGTTGAAAAATCAAGATGCATTTTTACAAAATGGTATCGAAGGTTTGTATTCACCTAAAGGTTTCAAATCAGCTTGGTCAGATTACCAAAAATACTTAACGTTGAATTTAACATTACAAACCAATGGCactgaaaatgaattgagaATGccttatcaaattttattacAAACAGCTAAGCAAACGGCAGAACAACATACATTTCATTTTGCTTCTCAAGCTCataataatcatttttGCTTCGAGCAATTAACAAACAAGACAGAAGCACAAAAAACAAAGCCATCGAGATTTTTGTTAGAAAGATTGGCAGATCAAGATTTTGCTAACATAGAATCTTTTCGTGATCATTTCTTATTAGTTGCCGATTCATCATTCGGTCAGGGTTGGGTTTTTCTTGTTGAATTACCAGATAAGTCTGTCAAAATCTTAAAATGTGGTAATGACGGTACTCCATATTTCTATGGAAAAAATCAATCATTAGATTTAAATGGTGGTATTGATGAAGGGAGTTTCGAATacttaaataatttaaagcATTTGGCAGCTAAACAAGAAAGGGATTTTAGTTTACCGTTATTAGGTATTAATTGTTGGGACACCGCATTCATTGATGATTACGGAGTGACTGGTAAAGCTGATTATCTCACAAACTTCTGGGATTGTATTAACTGGGATGTTGTAAATAAAAGGCTATTCCAAGtatga
- a CDS encoding DEHA2G24662p (similar to uniprot|Q12199 Saccharomyces cerevisiae YPR040w TIP41 Protein involved in regulation of the TOR pathway): MSEEYRTDDSSEIHENNSKISNASTNSGINAVHVNSAREMTQLHTRARLPVHLQARNEDRNNDMPKPQRKPVMSSKFPKSNSNISIPAKSHTGACNNPQCTYCGQVIIPSPKSSLPIQDHPSITINDWSIFTIKRPILNSPELDDLADSRFEFPLPEMIFGNNLVKLVNDKNGSSIEFNALDALDSLDEESSLKVSYHKEWLESRRSPSTSSSSDIIDKSEKAQKEISNKDLKKLTDLDSLKPYDWTYSTNYKGTLKNIVFSETDEKIPVEKLLRPDPILFFDESILFEDELGDNGISMLSTKIRVMPKCLLLLCRFSLRIDNVIFRIRDTRIYIDFDTNLILREYKVQECSYNEVLKKISNKSNNDPKKLLRDTMWVSQNIPVLSCTVESSTL; this comes from the coding sequence ATGTCAGAAGAATACAGAACAGATGATTCTTCTGAGATTCATGagaataattcaaaaatactGAATGCATCTACTAATTCGGGAATAAATGCTGTACATGTCAACTCAGCAAGAGAAATGACTCAATTACATACGAGAGCAAGATTACCAGTACATTTACAAGCTAGAAATGAAGATAGAAACAATGATATGCCTAAACCACAGAGGAAACCCGTTATGAGttcaaaatttccaaaatcaaactCTAATATATCAATTCCAGCTAAGTCACACACTGGCGCATGCAACAATCCTCAGTGTACTTATTGTGGCCAAGTAATTATCCCTTCCCCAAAATCATCGCTACCCATACAAGATCATCCATCGATAACCATAAACGATTGGAGCATATTTACTATAAAAAGACCTATATTGAATTCGCCAGAACTAGATGATTTGGCTGATTCGAGATTTGAGTTTCCGTTACCGGAAATGATATTTGGGAATAATTTAGTAAAACTTGTAAACGATAAGAACGGATCTTCAATAGAATTTAATGCATTGGATGCATTGGATTCtttagatgaagaatctAGCTTAAAGGTTAGTTATCATAAGGAATGGTTGGAATCGAGGAGATCGCCATCgacatcttcatcatcagacaTTATAGATAAATCCGAAAAGGCACAGAAAGAAATTTCCAAtaaagatttgaaaaagttaaCTGATTTGGATTCGCTAAAGCCATATGATTGGACATATTCAACCAATTATAAAGGTACCTTGAAAAATATAGTGTTCTCAGAAACAGACGAAAAGATTCCAgtagaaaaattattgagaCCAGATCCAATATTGTTCTTCGATGAGCTGATATTGTTCGAAGATGAATTGGGTGATAATGGTATCTCAATGTTGTCAACAAAAATTAGAGTTATGCCGAAATGTTTGCTATTATTATGTAGATTTTCCTTaagaattgataatgtTATTTTCAGGATCAGGGATACGAGgatttatattgattttgatactAATTTGATCTTGAGAGAGTATAAAGTACAAGAATGCTCTTATAATGAGGtgttaaaaaaaatttctaataagAGCAACAATGATCCAAAAAAGTTATTAAGAGATACGATGTGGGTATCGCAAAACATTCCAGTTTTAAGTTGTACAGTTGAATCCAGTACTTTATAG